In the Wyeomyia smithii strain HCP4-BCI-WySm-NY-G18 chromosome 2, ASM2978416v1, whole genome shotgun sequence genome, one interval contains:
- the LOC129721598 gene encoding uncharacterized protein LOC129721598: MKERLFQKCCRLCLDDTKQQLEIRSVERLDEALLDLYDLKISSKDRCSQSICVECYEDVSETQKWLGQLEKQKQLILANQARFREELLEQLGPEQITAVTPQEKTVEVTPPSSSTRITRRSARMTSDADSPKPKSPSIKKEPIVTRNCKRKIDWEAPQSEQESETATETTSNEVGEEEEITSETTTVTTTTTEAEVKCNKCEALFEDIVSMEKHTCEYICSICSKSYTSKWNLRRHLVEKHKIVRTQWQSYWTPKGHEKNAQSLLVETSRPKKRYRYESDSPTDLEESSNDQAPKADVEIICKYCGVRFDSQQELKDHDCEIRCNICGMTFAKRNYVKNHKMRVHGIEASELCLTASKSRPVSRAASRPPSRAATEIPENPSDDEPLSTLANNQDDESLLINEMEKTPGKIKYRYFCTECDYSNLKRYRLSAHLIEKHNFEKESIDPDSIPREIARSKTPDRSKTPQPRYCKTPTRAKTPLEPDYSTVPKTPDYFTSALELHQRGRSKSTYQDNFDVDYRRKRSYSSCSNKMSRSVRATSNPPPSDRNMATAKRRSSTAQNQPKIHAKFRPLLVGIDMNRLHLSIQPGCEVLPIDHQLRIRASSHHSQDPSSTKRLFRLKAPIGTEREGVQQLRNMFQQMSGHVTGPSKVASIGVEQLVFDSAGNPSIPTDGSTEQTVLASHLVDGPEGEIFEVRDVDTQNVTTIYQSGSEVVHVVGSAAPADYDDPNQSRKKKKGKKDKRRRSNVEQGSDSASQERPITQPVETEQLATEIKQEKIDSADQEELVVSKTEEANDNAERMEESTPVEPGGLPDEGSPNNSDTNVAINDQLGALGEDEIRRIIHDPTDLGLLESQMNQSTQIVEKETENNPPEEVQSDSTTVPRSECDQAGNTKTTQEPQLTMESRSHVTSEEMEKTDALPTPMEVDEPAVEPMIICGNDDSEVGANEDVTITPD, translated from the exons ATGAAGGAAagattgtttcaaaaatgttgccGTTTGTGTTTGGATGACACAAAGCAGCAGCTAGAGATAAGATCGGTTGAGAGGTTGGATGAAGCTCTTCTGGATCTCTATGATTTGAAG ATTTCCAGTAAGGATCGTTGCAGTCAGAGCATTTGTGTAGAATGTTACGAGGATGTCAGCGAAACGCAGAAATGGTTGGGGCAGCTAGAAAAGCAGAAACAGCTTATTCTTGCTAATCAAGCACGGTTCCGGGAGGAATTATTGGAGCAATTGGGACCAGAACAAATAACAGCTGTAACCCCGCAGGAAAAAACTGTTGAGGTTACACCACCCTCCTCTAGCACTCGCATCACCAGAAGATCCGCTCGAATGACTTCCGATGCTGATTCTCCTAAGCCAAAATCACCGTCGATTAAGAAGGAGCCCATAGTAACGCGGAACTGCAAACGGAAGATTGATTGGGAAGCTCCACAATCTGAACAGGAGTCCGAAACAGCTACTGAAACTACTTCTAATGAAGTCGGAGAGGAGGAAGAGATTACTTCAGAAACGACTACTGTCACTACTACTACGACGGAGGCGGAAGTCAAGTGCAACAAATGTGAAGCTCTATTCGAGGACATCGTGtcaatggaaaaacataccTGCGAGTACATATGTAGCATCTGCAGCAAATCATATACTTCGAAATGGAATTTAAGACGACATCTGgtcgaaaaacataaaattgttCGAACACAATGGCAGAGCTACTGGACCCCGAAAGGGCATGAAAAGAACGCGCAAAGTTTGCTGGTAGAAACCTCAAGGCCGAAAAAAAG ATACCGATACGAAAGTGATTCCCCAACGGACTTGGAAGAATCAAGTAATGATCAAGCACCTAAGGCGGATGTAGAAATTATCTGCAAATATTGCGGTGTTAGGTTCGATTCTCAGCAGGAGTTGAAAGATCACGATTGTGAGATACGATGCAACATTTGTGGAATGACGTTTGCTAAAAGAAATTACGTCAAAAATCACAAGATGCGCGTGCATGGTATTGAAGCTTCGGAATTGTGTCTTACCGCTTCTAAATCCCGACCGGTTTCGCGAGCAGCATCGCGTCCACCTTCAAGGGCTGCTACAGAGATACCAGAGAATCCCTCTGATGATGAACCTCTGTCGACACTAGCCAACAATCAAGACGACGAATCGTTACTAATTAACGAGATGGAAAAAACGCCCGGAAAAATAAAGTACAGATATTTCTGTACGGAGTGTGACTATAGCAACTTGAAGCGCTACCGACTATCGGCTCATTTGATCGaaaaacataatttcgaaaagGAGTCGATCGACCCAGATTCGATTCCAAGAGAAATTgcacgttcaaaaactccggaTCGATCGAAAACTCCACAGCCAAGATATTGCAAAACACCGACCAGGGCAAAAACGCCGTTAGAACCGGATTATTCAACCGTACCAAAGACTCCGGATTATTTCACTTCTGCGCTGGAACTCCATCAACGAGGACGTTCGAAGTCCACTTACCAGGATAACTTTGACGTGGATTACCGGAGAAAACGTTCATATTCATCTTGCTCTAACAAAATGTCACGTTCTGTTCGCGCTACTTCAAATCCACCACCCAGTGATCGAAATATGGCAACCGCAAAACGTCGCTCTTCTACAGCGCAAAACCAACCGAAAATTCACGCAAAATTCCGACCGTTGTTGGTCGGTATTGATATGAATCGTTTGCATTTATCAATTCAACCGGGCTGTGAAGTACTGCCTATTGATCATCAACTTCGTATTCGCGCTTCATCACATCACTCGCAAGATCCGAGCTCAACAAAGCGTCTATTCAGGTTGAAAGCTCCCATAGGAACTGAACGGGAAGGGGTCCAACAGTTGCGCAATATGTTCCAACAGATGTCTGGGCATGTCACCGGACCGTCAAAAGTCGCTAGTATTGGTGTAGAGCAGTTAGTATTCGACTCGGCAGGGAACCCGTCCATTCCGACCGACGGTTCAACCGAACAAACAGTTTTAGCCTCACACTTGGTGGATGGCCCCGAAGGAGAAATCTTCGAGGTACGGGATGTTGACACCCAGAACGTGACCACAATTTATCAATCGGGAAGTGAGGTTGTTCATGTGGTGGGCAGCGCTGCTCCTGCCGATTATGATGATCCAAATCAGTCTAGGAAAAAGAAGAAAGGTAAGAAAGACAAGCGAAGAAGATCGAATGTAGAGCAGGGATCAGATTCTGCCAGTCAGGAAAGACCCATTACACAACCAGTTGAAACGGAACAACTCGCCACCGAAATTAAGCAGGAGAAAATAGATTCGGCTGATCAAGAAGAATTGGTTGTAAGCAAAACAGAAGAAGCGAACGACAACGCGGAACGTATGGAAGAGTCGACTCCAGTTGAACCCGGTGGATTACCCGACGAAGGATCGCCTAACAACTCAGATACAAATGTTGCGATAAACGATCAGTTGGGAGCACTTGGTGAGGACGAAATTCGTAGAATCATACATGACCCGACAGATTTAGGTTTGTTAGAATCACAGATGAATCAATCCACCCAAATAGTCGAAAAAGAAACTGAAAACAATCCACCGGAAGAGGTACAGTCAGATTCCACTACTGTACCGCGCTCCG